One Dama dama isolate Ldn47 chromosome 31, ASM3311817v1, whole genome shotgun sequence genomic window carries:
- the LOC133050140 gene encoding olfactory receptor 5K3-like has protein sequence MTEDNHSLTTEFILIGFTDHPELKPLLFLVFLTIYLITMVGNLGLVALIVTEHHLHTPMYIFLGNLALMDSCCSSAITPKMLQNLFSKDKMISLYECMAQFYFLCLAETTDSFLLAAMAYDRYVAICKPLQYHTMMSKKLCIQMTTGAYIVGNLHPMIHVGFLFRLTFCRSHQINHFFCDVLPLYRLSCLDPDINELMLFIIAGSLSIFTIIIVIISYLFILFMVLKMKSKEGKGKALSTCASHFLSVSIFYGSLLFTYVRPNSVNDEDKDIPLAIFYTLVIPLLNPFIYSLRNRDVINAMKKSIKMLSVQFSSVTHSCPT, from the coding sequence ATGACTGAGGATAACCACTCCTTGACAACTGAGTTTATCCTGATAGGATTTACAGATCACCCAGAGCTGAAGCCCCTTCTGTTCCTGGTGTTCCTCACCATCTATCTGATCACCATGGTGGGGAATCTTGGCCTGGTGGCATTGATAGTTACAGAGCATCATCTTCACACACCAATGTACATCTTCCTGGGTAACCTCGCGCTGATggattcctgttgctccagtgccatTACCCCCAAGATGCTGCAGAACCTCTTTTCCAAAGACAAAATGATTTCTCTATATGAATGCATGgcacaattttattttctctgccttGCTGAAACTACAGATAGCTTTCTCCTGGCAgcaatggcctatgaccgctatgtggccatctgcaaaccgCTGCAGTACCACACCATGATGTCAaagaaactctgcattcagatgaccACAGGGGCCTATATAGTTGGAAACCTGCATCCCATGATTCATGTAGGGTTTCTGTTTAGGCTAACTTTCTGTAGGTCTCATCAAATCAACCACTTTTTTTGTGATGTCCTTCCATTATACAGACTCTCCTGTCTAGACCCTGATATCAATGAATTAATGTTATTTATCATTGCAGGGTCACTTTCAATCTTCACTATTATCATAGTAATAATCTCTTACCTTTTCATCCTTTtcatggttttaaaaatgaaatccaaaGAGGGAAAAGGCAAGGCCCTATCTACCTGTGCATCCCACTTTCTCTCTGTCTCAATATTCTACGGTTCCCTTCTCTTCACATATGTGCGACCAAATTCAGTTAATGACGAAGATAAAGATATACCCCTTGCTATTTTTTATACTCTAGTTATTCCTTTATTAAACCCTTTTATTTATAGTCTAAGAAATAGGGATGtaataaatgctatgaaaaaaagtataaaaatgttatcagttcagttcagttcagtcactcactcgtgtccgact